The Delphinus delphis chromosome 13, mDelDel1.2, whole genome shotgun sequence DNA window ACAATAGCatcttatttttctcccattcttttctgTACACAGCCATTCCCGAACCTTGGAAATGATGAAGCTCAGAGTTCAGCCTGTAAGTTTGCAACATCAATTGATGTAACTGGCGATGCTGGTCCCAATTTAAATGACATCTGCATCAACAGAGGGACCCTTGGACTTCCAAACTTTCCAAACAGAGAATCCCAACATTTTCAGGTAATGTCTGGGGTGACACTGTTTCTCTGGGTTATGATGTAATCCACATGGAAGTGTTTTTGATCTAATATTAGAGAAAAAACATTCAATCAATTAACATTGTTCTTTTGAAAATCTACAGCATCCTTTGAACATGTCAAATCACTGAGAGGGAATGCAGAAGAGGTAGATTTATGGGACTCTTAATTTAAGGAGCTAATGATCttgatggaaagaaaaaacacctaTAAAGTTTAGGGAAAATATATAAGcatcaaaaaaaaagcaaagttttgGGTTCCTTTTTTTGGAGGACCGAGTAGCTGATGACAGCAAATGCATTGACAGTGAATGACATTGTAACCCTGGCTCAGTGGAAGGTGAAGTCACGTGTTAAAGCCCTGGGGCCCTAGTCTGTGGGTGATCTGGCtcactctccttcccttcctgcttcTGAGCATAACTGTGGGCCTTCTGTTAGCCTCCTGTTTCTGACCTCGTGTGTCTTCAACCTTGACTTAGACAATAATTAGCCTTGCCTTGGTTTGGTGCCTGGAAGCAGATTTCCGGTGTTCTTTACGCTGTTTCTCatcattctgttttcttcaccTTGAGACCTGATCTCCGAGTCCTTCCTCCATTCCACCCCCTACTCCAGGTGAAAACTTGATTTTGACTGATTGCTACTGATGCCTGGCAGTTTGGTTCGATTCTTCTGGCCCTGGACTACACCCCTCCTCTGATTAATCCTGCTATAGAGACAGTTTGGAAAGACTTTGATAAGAGAAGAGAGGATAAACTCTTAATGACAAGAAACACTGTGGAAGAAGGCTTTTGATAGAATTATTTAGAGAATATATCTCTGATGACCTCAAACAAACCAGACCAATCAGAGAGCTGAAAGTTATTTTAGATGCCTTTACTTAGCCACAGATGGACAACATCGCGGTCTAGGAGGTTTAGATTGTTTGTAAGAATTCACACATCTAGATAGTAGCAGTAATAGCACTTGAGCACGGGTCTCAGGTTAGGTTAAGATGAGTTTTTATTAATCTtgctcctctttttaaaaattcaaacaaaaaatgaGGGTAATTTTCCTCGGAGGTGTGAGTATCGTCCTTCCTCTCCTCCCGCTTTGATTTCCTTTCTAAGGCCTAGATGACATGGGGCAGGAGGCGCCATTAGTCACTGGGCTCTCTTAGTTGGTGCCACAAATTCCCTTAGCCTTGGTACCCAATGCCCTTGAACTGCTTGTGATTGCCTAGTGGGTGTCACTCTCAACACCCAAATTGTGGTTTATTGTCTGAGACAGTGTCCACTATTTTGGAAAATTGAAGAGTTACCCTACATGCTCCAATGACATATGTGCTCTTTGTTTCCTTTAGTGATTGTTTTCAGTCATAAGAAAATAGATAAGAATGAGCTAATTAGTGAAATCAAATGTTTTTTGAGTACTTAGAAAGTGCTAGGACAACGTTATTCatactgtttccttatttactgtTTAGCTTTATTAAATAGGTGATATTATCCATGCAAGGGAATTGAGGCTTTGCAAGACATGGCAAATTTCCACATACCACCATCTATCTAGTAAAAGGTggatttaaaatttaaacctaAATCTGTTAGATTCCAATGGCTATGCCCTTAATTACTATAAAGCCCCGCCTTCTGCAAAAATCTAATTTGAAGGATGTTTCTTATTCTAATTTTCTCAATAACATTtggaggtagatattattatccccacttttgATACATGGCAAGTTGAGAATTAGGcaagttaagaaacttgctcaGAATATTAATGGTATGGAATTCAAATTTAAGACTCTCTTGTCTCAAGGCTTACATGTTTTATACTATGCAATGTTTCCTCTACAATAACAGATTAGAGAGATATTACAAAGTAATATTACTGACATTAATCCCTATTCTAATCTTATAGatttttatggatgaaaaaataAGATCAAAGAGGTTAACATCTTACACAGTGAAAATAGCTGGTGGCAGCACAAGATGGATTTCAACAAATGTATTCAACTCTGATTTTCATGCTGCCATTACTAACCTGTATGAACACCTAGCTAGAATATTTGACAGGCCATtaattaatgcatttaaaatggaAGGCTATAAAGCAGACACAAATCTGACAGTTGATAGGCCAATGAAGGGAGAAGATTTTATCAGGTGATATTTTGGGTCCCTCAAATCTCTGTATGCAGCAGTCAGACACACATGTGTAGATACTTCATTTGATGGTGGGAGGAATAAACAGTTTCTAAGATGacatttagtatttcttttagcTTTAAATACATATGAAAAGAAAGCAGACAGATCAGTGGATATTCCTTTATTCCTATTACAAAGAACAAGCCTTTCCCAAATGAAACATTAAACTTGAGCCAATATTTATTACTACAGGCTATTAaggtattttttatgtttatacaTTCTTCCACTGAAgtaatctatatataaaaagattataaatgacatttttcttGCAACATTTGGTTTCAACTTCAGTAATTATATTTAAATCCTTTTCAGGTGACACGAAATTTGTTTAGTGGCTGGTCTCTGTGGAAGATATTCCTGGCTTGTCTCTTAGCTTCTGTGATAACAGTGGCAATTGGAGTACTCATAGTGTCTCTGGTgtataatgggaaaaataataatgccCCCATTTTTATACAACTTACTCAAAACCAGGGGACAATCTCATTGACTGAAACAAGCTCATCTGATAGTTCCAAAACTACAGTTGCCACTAGCACAACAGATTCTACCACAACATCCAGTACCATGACTACCATCACTGAGCACACTTCAACGGAACCTACAA harbors:
- the LOC132435767 gene encoding dynactin-associated protein-like encodes the protein MDRKCGKYVVMEQSGNQPMNIGGTTVPFPNLGNDEAQSSACKFATSIDVTGDAGPNLNDICINRGTLGLPNFPNRESQHFQVTRNLFSGWSLWKIFLACLLASVITVAIGVLIVSLVYNGKNNNAPIFIQLTQNQGTISLTETSSSDSSKTTVATSTTDSTTTSSTMTTITEHTSTEPTSIPTTDSTETTIATDTTSTEKTITDKTEGMTKTATTASTTSTETMTTTVATTTPQPTTTTMAGTTTEAATATDTTDSSTPTPA